One window from the genome of Hoplias malabaricus isolate fHopMal1 chromosome X2, fHopMal1.hap1, whole genome shotgun sequence encodes:
- the LOC136677410 gene encoding fin bud initiation factor-like: MNMVLRAALLLSAWAVVCTSALFTGPLHPEMSNGTFHHYFVPDGNYEDNDDPEHCQMLFRVKDERPPCGEDEYGDAAVREDFTLVRRQAEDAARVLEAIARGVALDLDGEQSYALYLRRETTHISEAFAASERALLELEGKFSQSRENDREGERERERNEDFAGMAAHARDLLRQTRDAASMLADRHELLALVVRSHGARLSRLKNEYLKS, translated from the exons ATGAA TATGGTGCTGCGCGCGGCGCTGCTGCTGAGCGCGTGGGCGGTGGTGTGTACCAGCGCGCTGTTCACGGGACCCCTTCACCCGGAGATGTCCAATGGCACGTTTCACCACTACTTCGTGCCCGACGGGAACTACGAGGACAACGACGACCCCGAGCACTGCCAGATGCTGTTCCGCGTGAAGGACGAGCGGCCCCCGTGCGGTGAGGACGAGTACGGGGATGCAGCGGTGCGCGAGGACTTCACCTTGGTGCGGCGGCAGGCAGAGGACGCGGCGCGCGTACTTGAGGCGATCGCGCGCGGCGTGGCGCTGGATCTGGATGGAGAGCAGAGCTACGCGCTCTACCTGCGGCGCGAGACAACGCACATTTCCGAGGCATTCGCTGCCTCGGAGCGCGCGCTTCTAGAGCTTGAGGGCAAGTTCTCGCAGAGCCGCGAGAACGACCGCGAGGGAGAGCGCGAGCGCGAGCGCAACGAGGACTTTGCAGGAATGGCGGCGCACGCGCGAGACCTGCTGCGGCAGACGCGGGATGCAGCTAGCATGCTCGCTGACCGACACGAGCTGCTTGCACTCGTTGTGCGCAGCCACGGCGCACGCCTTAGCCGCCTGAAAAACGAGTATCTGAAAAGctga